A stretch of the Candidatus Eisenbacteria bacterium genome encodes the following:
- a CDS encoding glycosyltransferase family 1 protein, with protein sequence MRPLLFCASTQYWDETWFRKQHFMARLSRGRPVAYVEPSHSILRAPPAHIPPASRNDPFRMRVRRAGESLWIMTPPMGFPLWTRPAVSRIQHRRCGRLLRKEAARLGFDRAWLWLYNPVYVEAVPTLAPERLILDLVDDLGAYEARAETRRNMRSCVERAIASADLVLATSTALVEAYAARTRSGNISLVPNGVRGDWIDRVPGAAPAPVRDLPHPRIGFVGALFSYLDYPLMHAAARAFPEGSLALVGPVRDAAAVERLRREPNVRIVGPVPQASVPDFIASFDVCLAPFRPGPIRRAVDPLKIYEYLALGRPVVATPLESLLGGPIAEQIKFAEGPEEFVAAIRRALEDDDPQTRAARREAVRPFAWEALADRVERIVEEAERGWSTT encoded by the coding sequence ATGAGACCTCTTCTCTTCTGCGCGTCGACGCAGTACTGGGACGAGACCTGGTTCCGGAAGCAGCACTTCATGGCACGCCTCTCGCGCGGCCGGCCGGTCGCCTACGTCGAGCCGTCCCACTCGATCCTGCGCGCGCCGCCGGCGCACATCCCTCCTGCGAGCCGCAACGACCCTTTCCGGATGCGGGTGCGGCGCGCGGGAGAATCGCTCTGGATCATGACGCCGCCGATGGGATTCCCGCTCTGGACGCGTCCCGCGGTCAGCCGGATCCAGCATAGGCGCTGCGGGAGGCTGCTCAGGAAGGAGGCGGCCCGCCTCGGTTTCGACCGCGCCTGGCTCTGGTTGTACAATCCGGTCTACGTCGAGGCGGTGCCGACGCTCGCGCCCGAGCGCTTGATCCTCGATCTCGTCGACGACCTGGGCGCGTACGAGGCGCGAGCGGAAACGCGCAGGAACATGAGGAGCTGCGTCGAGCGTGCGATCGCCTCGGCCGATCTGGTCCTGGCGACATCGACCGCTCTCGTGGAGGCCTACGCCGCGCGCACGCGGTCCGGAAACATCTCCCTCGTGCCCAACGGTGTGCGGGGGGATTGGATCGATCGCGTTCCGGGCGCCGCGCCCGCTCCCGTGCGGGACCTCCCCCATCCACGGATCGGCTTCGTCGGCGCGCTCTTCTCCTATCTGGACTATCCCCTCATGCATGCCGCCGCGCGCGCTTTCCCGGAAGGCAGCCTCGCGCTCGTGGGCCCCGTCCGCGACGCCGCGGCGGTCGAGCGCCTGCGAAGGGAGCCGAATGTCAGGATCGTCGGCCCCGTTCCCCAGGCGAGCGTTCCGGACTTCATCGCTTCCTTCGACGTCTGCCTCGCTCCTTTCCGGCCCGGGCCGATCCGGCGCGCGGTCGATCCGCTCAAGATCTACGAGTACCTCGCCCTCGGACGGCCGGTCGTGGCCACTCCCCTCGAGTCGCTCCTCGGAGGGCCGATCGCGGAGCAGATCAAGTTCGCCGAGGGTCCGGAGGAGTTCGTAGCCGCCATCCGGCGGGCGCTCGAGGATGACGATCCCCAGACGCGTGCCGCCCGGCGCGAGGCGGTCCGCCCCTTCGCCTGGGAAGCGCTCGCGGATCGCGTGGAGCGGATCGTCGAGGAGGCCGAGCGCGGGTGGTCGACGACATGA